The following is a genomic window from Streptomyces sp. BHT-5-2.
GCGCTCGCTGCGCCGGCTGCGCGAGGACGAGGTCCTCAGCTTCGGCCGTGACGAGGAGGAGTCCTTCGGCGCGCTGGTCGCCTGAGGACGGGTTGGACGGGGGAGCAAGGCCCGAGGGGGATCCGGGGGGACAGCCCGAGGGGGGAAACGGGGGAAAACCGGGGGAACACGGGGGATATCGGGGGAACACGGGGAAGCGAGCGGGTTCGGGCGGCCGGGGGGTCTGCCCGAGCCCGCTCGTCCGTGTGCGCGGACCCGGGACGGCGGCGGTGTCACCGGCGCGCGGCGCCGGGCCGGGACGGGAGACTCAGGACCGCACCGCGGCCCCCGCCAACCCCTCCGTCCGCGCCGTCGCTATCCGGTCCAGCGCCTCCGGCCGGGCGCACGGATGGGCGCCCAGCGCCGTGAGCCGGGCCACGATCGTCCGCTCGTCGCGCAGCAGCCGCAGACCCCGCCGCACCAGATACACCGCCGGTTTGCGGCCCTCCCGCAGATCCCGCGCCAGCCGCCGCCGGAAGGTGGTGGTGGGCCGCCCGCGCAGGCACAGCGCGTCGGCCAGCAGCCCCGCCGCCCGGCACCGCCCGATGATGTCGGCGGCGAACACGCCCTCCGCGAGGAACAGCGGCGCCCCGTCGAGCGTCAGCTCCGCGGCGCCGGTCCGGGCGCTGGCCGCGATGTCGTACGAGGGCACGGTGGTCCGCCCCGCGCGGCACAGCTCCTCGACGGCCGCGACCGCGGCGTCCGCGTCCCAGGAGAGCGGCGAGTCCCAGTCCGCGCCGCCGCCGTCGGGCAGTTGGGGCAGCGACGGGTCCGTGCCCTCCTTGTAGAAGTCGTCGAGATTGAGGACCGGCAGGCCGGTGGCGGCGGCCAGGGAGGTCTTCCCGGAGCCGGAAGGGCCCGTCAGCAGGAGGACGCGGGCGGGCGAGGACGGCATGGGGGAGGGCGAATGG
Proteins encoded in this region:
- a CDS encoding ATP-binding protein → MNSHSPSPMPSSPARVLLLTGPSGSGKTSLAAATGLPVLNLDDFYKEGTDPSLPQLPDGGGADWDSPLSWDADAAVAAVEELCRAGRTTVPSYDIAASARTGAAELTLDGAPLFLAEGVFAADIIGRCRAAGLLADALCLRGRPTTTFRRRLARDLREGRKPAVYLVRRGLRLLRDERTIVARLTALGAHPCARPEALDRIATARTEGLAGAAVRS